One Synechococcus sp. JA-2-3B'a(2-13) genomic window carries:
- the htpG gene encoding molecular chaperone HtpG has product MTVLEQGSITIHTENIFPIIKQSLYSDREIFLRELISNAADAITKLKMASLAGEVADLPEPEITIALNKEAKTLAVADNGIGMTAEEVKKYINQVAFSSAEEFIQKYKGKDAEQAIIGHFGLGFYSSFMVSQRVEIDTLSYRPGSTPVKWACDGTTTFTLSDSERSSIGTTVTLYITPENEEYLEPSRIRELVRKYCDFIPVPIKLNGEVINKQKPLWRTSPSELKDEDYLEFYRYLYPFQEDPHFWVHINTDYPFIVQGILYFPKLRPDIDPTKGQVKLFCNQVFVQDNCEEVIPKFLLPLRGAIDSPDIPLNVSRSFLQNDRTVRRIGDHVAKKVADRLNELYREDYEKYVKVWPDISLFMKFGAMNNDKFFAQIKDILIFRVAGSPADKPEYVTLKAYLERTRDKQNKRVYYATDEAAQSAYIDLHRSQGLEVIMLDSWIDSHFSSFLEREYKEEGIQFKRVDSELDETLVDKDKAAEIVDPVTQKTRSQKLVDLFRQALGKDKLQIQAEALKSESVPAMILLPETLRRLQELNAVIQQKPLEFLEEHTLVLNTAHPLIQNLQSLADQGRDPDLVHLICNHIYDLALITQKSFDPAAVRAFVQRSNEVLTRLTRPQ; this is encoded by the coding sequence ATGACCGTGCTGGAACAGGGATCCATCACCATCCACACCGAGAACATCTTTCCCATCATCAAGCAGTCTCTCTACTCGGATCGAGAGATCTTCTTGCGGGAGCTGATCTCCAATGCTGCTGATGCCATCACCAAGCTGAAGATGGCCAGCCTTGCCGGCGAAGTGGCAGATCTCCCAGAGCCGGAGATTACGATTGCCCTCAACAAGGAGGCCAAGACCTTAGCGGTGGCCGATAACGGCATTGGCATGACTGCCGAGGAAGTGAAAAAATACATCAACCAGGTGGCTTTTTCCAGCGCTGAAGAGTTCATTCAAAAGTACAAGGGCAAAGACGCAGAGCAAGCAATCATTGGCCACTTTGGTCTAGGATTCTACTCCTCTTTTATGGTGTCGCAGCGGGTGGAGATCGACACCCTCTCCTATCGGCCCGGCAGCACGCCGGTGAAGTGGGCTTGTGACGGCACCACTACTTTTACCCTCTCCGATTCTGAGCGCTCCAGCATCGGCACCACCGTTACCCTTTACATCACCCCCGAAAACGAAGAATACCTGGAGCCAAGCCGCATTCGGGAATTGGTTCGTAAATACTGCGATTTCATCCCCGTTCCCATCAAGTTAAACGGGGAAGTGATCAACAAGCAAAAGCCCCTGTGGAGAACCTCACCTTCCGAACTCAAAGATGAGGATTACCTAGAGTTTTATCGCTACCTCTATCCCTTCCAAGAGGATCCCCATTTCTGGGTGCACATCAACACCGACTATCCCTTCATCGTGCAAGGGATCCTCTATTTCCCCAAATTGCGCCCCGATATTGATCCCACCAAGGGTCAAGTCAAGCTGTTCTGCAATCAAGTCTTTGTCCAAGATAACTGTGAGGAAGTCATCCCCAAGTTTCTCCTGCCTCTGCGGGGGGCCATCGACAGCCCGGATATTCCTCTCAACGTCTCCCGCAGCTTCTTACAAAATGACCGCACCGTAAGACGCATTGGGGATCACGTTGCCAAAAAGGTGGCGGATCGTCTCAATGAACTGTACAGGGAAGATTACGAAAAATACGTCAAGGTCTGGCCCGACATCAGCCTCTTTATGAAGTTTGGGGCGATGAACAACGACAAGTTCTTTGCCCAGATTAAGGATATTCTCATTTTCCGAGTGGCCGGATCCCCTGCTGACAAACCCGAATATGTGACCCTGAAAGCGTACCTGGAGCGCACCCGCGACAAGCAAAACAAGCGAGTTTACTACGCCACCGATGAGGCTGCCCAGAGTGCCTACATCGATCTCCACCGCTCTCAAGGACTGGAAGTGATCATGCTGGATAGCTGGATCGACAGCCACTTCAGCAGCTTTTTGGAGCGGGAATACAAAGAAGAAGGGATCCAATTTAAGCGGGTGGACTCTGAGCTGGATGAAACGCTGGTGGATAAAGACAAAGCCGCCGAAATTGTTGACCCGGTCACGCAAAAAACCCGCAGCCAAAAGTTGGTCGATCTCTTCCGACAAGCCCTGGGCAAAGACAAGTTGCAGATCCAAGCAGAAGCTCTTAAATCAGAGTCGGTTCCGGCCATGATCTTGCTGCCGGAGACGCTGCGGCGCCTACAGGAGCTCAACGCCGTCATCCAGCAGAAGCCGCTGGAGTTTCTGGAAGAGCACACGCTGGTTCTGAACACGGCCCATCCCCTTATCCAAAACCTGCAGTCTCTTGCCGATCAGGGTCGGGATCCCGACTTGGTTCACCTCATCTGCAATCACATCTACGATTTGGCTTTGATTACCCAGAAAAGCTTTGACCCGGCAGCCGTGCGGGCCTTTGTGCAGCGTTCCAACGAAGTGCTGACTCGCCTCACCCGCCCTCAATAG
- the ribH gene encoding 6,7-dimethyl-8-ribityllumazine synthase yields MAVYEGNFVQTEDLRLAIVIGRFNDLITGKLLEGCQDALKRHGVDVGPESKQVDYYWVPGSFEVPLLAHQLAQSRRYDAIICLGAVIRGQTPHFDYVAAEVSKGIAAAGFRTGVPVIFGILTADTLQQALERAGVKSNKGWEYAMSALEMATLMRQVAPVLQGSYGHSGNGAGSRPSLPGGAEALQSTLDSAAY; encoded by the coding sequence ATGGCAGTTTACGAGGGCAATTTTGTTCAGACGGAGGATCTGCGTCTAGCCATTGTCATCGGTCGGTTTAACGACCTGATCACCGGCAAATTGTTAGAAGGGTGCCAGGACGCGCTGAAGCGGCATGGTGTGGATGTCGGCCCGGAGAGCAAGCAAGTGGACTACTACTGGGTGCCCGGCAGTTTTGAGGTGCCTTTGCTGGCTCACCAACTGGCCCAATCTCGCCGTTATGATGCCATCATCTGTCTGGGGGCAGTGATTCGCGGGCAAACTCCCCACTTCGACTATGTGGCGGCGGAGGTCTCCAAAGGCATTGCGGCGGCAGGATTTCGTACCGGAGTGCCGGTTATTTTCGGGATCCTCACCGCCGATACCCTGCAGCAGGCTCTGGAGCGGGCCGGGGTCAAGAGCAACAAAGGTTGGGAATACGCCATGAGTGCCCTGGAGATGGCTACTCTGATGCGCCAAGTTGCCCCCGTGCTCCAAGGCAGCTACGGCCACAGCGGCAACGGGGCCGGATCCCGTCCGTCTCTGCCCGGTGGAGCGGAAGCCCTGCAGTCTACCCTGGACAGCGCTGCCTATTGA
- the glnT gene encoding type III glutamate--ammonia ligase produces the protein MTQPLSEIARAQGIGYFLLSFTDLFGIQRAKLVPASAIDFMAEGQAGFAGFAAWLDLTPADPDVFAQPERERLFQLPWQPEVAWMPADLVQVNGDPLPQTPRWVLKKVLSQAEAMGFQVKTGIECEFMLLSPEEWAISDERDQQAKPCYDQQSLMRRFSVIRDICDGMQKLGWDPYQNDHEDANGQFEMNWRFDDALVTADRHAFFKYMVKSIAEKHGYRATFMPKPFAHLTGNGCHTHISLWQGEQNLFADPQGELGLSQLAYHFIGGVLHHAPALCALTNPTVNSYRRLNAPVTLSGATWSPNTISYSGNNRTHAIRIPDAGRFELRLADAAANPYLLAAGLIAAGLDGIQHQRDPGPRCDNNAYTDPLPNAPTLPGSLVEALNHLDQNTLFRSRLGDPFVNAYLKLKRQQWQEYNRQITPWERETTLDC, from the coding sequence ATGACACAGCCGCTTTCTGAAATTGCCCGCGCCCAAGGGATCGGCTACTTTCTGCTCTCTTTTACCGACCTGTTTGGGATCCAACGGGCCAAGCTGGTGCCTGCCTCAGCTATCGACTTCATGGCAGAGGGTCAGGCTGGATTTGCCGGGTTTGCTGCCTGGTTGGACTTGACGCCTGCAGACCCCGATGTGTTTGCCCAGCCGGAGCGCGAGCGCTTGTTTCAACTGCCCTGGCAGCCGGAAGTGGCCTGGATGCCTGCCGATCTAGTCCAGGTCAACGGGGATCCCTTGCCACAAACCCCCCGCTGGGTATTGAAGAAGGTGTTGTCCCAAGCAGAAGCTATGGGCTTTCAAGTCAAGACGGGGATCGAATGCGAGTTCATGCTTCTGTCGCCCGAAGAGTGGGCCATTTCCGATGAGCGCGACCAGCAGGCCAAGCCCTGCTATGACCAGCAAAGTTTGATGCGGCGTTTTTCGGTGATCCGGGACATCTGCGATGGCATGCAGAAGCTGGGCTGGGATCCCTATCAAAACGATCACGAAGATGCCAACGGCCAATTTGAAATGAACTGGCGGTTTGACGATGCCCTAGTTACGGCTGATCGCCACGCCTTTTTCAAATACATGGTGAAAAGCATTGCCGAAAAGCATGGCTATCGAGCTACCTTCATGCCCAAACCCTTTGCCCATCTGACGGGCAACGGCTGCCACACCCATATTTCTCTTTGGCAGGGGGAGCAAAACCTATTCGCCGATCCCCAAGGGGAATTGGGGCTTTCTCAACTGGCCTATCACTTCATCGGCGGGGTGCTGCACCATGCGCCTGCTTTGTGTGCCCTCACCAACCCGACGGTCAATTCTTATCGCCGCCTCAATGCCCCCGTCACGCTCTCTGGGGCCACCTGGTCTCCCAACACAATCAGCTACAGCGGCAATAATCGCACCCACGCCATTCGGATCCCGGATGCCGGGCGGTTTGAATTGCGTTTGGCCGATGCTGCCGCCAATCCCTACCTTTTGGCTGCCGGTCTCATTGCCGCCGGCCTGGACGGGATCCAACACCAACGGGATCCTGGCCCCCGCTGTGACAACAACGCCTACACCGATCCCCTCCCCAATGCCCCAACGTTGCCCGGCTCTCTGGTCGAAGCCCTCAACCATTTAGACCAAAACACCCTGTTCCGCAGCAGGCTTGGGGATCCCTTTGTGAATGCCTACCTCAAGCTCAAACGCCAACAGTGGCAGGAATACAACCGTCAGATCACGCCCTGGGAGCGGGAAACAACCTTGGATTGCTAG
- a CDS encoding shikimate dehydrogenase, producing the protein MDGRISGSTQLLGLIGDPVAHSLSPAMHNAALAAMGENYCYVPFPVAPKHLAAAVAGLAAIGVRGFNVTIPHKQAILPLLDQIESRAAAVGAVNTVYPLPEGGWAGTNTDIDGFVQPLLGLEKGIPTLILGSGGAARAAIQGCLELGLGPVRVAGRSPNSLLALQQTWPQVETVNWAELNCYLSQTRLLVNTTPVGMHKPGSPAGQGLSPLSREQLGLLSPGAIVYDLIYVPDPTPLLRMAAELGHTPISGLEMLVHQGAKALSLWLGGKPVPVEVMRQAAQHQLAQV; encoded by the coding sequence GTGGACGGTCGGATTTCGGGAAGCACCCAATTGCTCGGTCTAATCGGGGATCCGGTGGCCCACAGCTTATCCCCAGCCATGCACAATGCTGCTTTGGCAGCTATGGGGGAAAACTATTGCTATGTGCCGTTTCCGGTGGCTCCAAAACACTTGGCGGCGGCGGTGGCAGGGCTGGCGGCCATTGGGGTGCGGGGGTTTAATGTGACGATTCCTCACAAACAGGCCATTCTCCCTTTGCTCGATCAGATTGAATCGCGGGCAGCAGCGGTGGGGGCGGTGAATACGGTTTACCCCTTGCCAGAGGGCGGGTGGGCGGGCACCAATACCGATATCGATGGCTTTGTGCAGCCTTTGCTGGGTCTGGAAAAAGGGATCCCTACTCTCATTCTGGGATCCGGGGGGGCAGCGCGGGCGGCCATCCAAGGCTGTTTGGAGTTGGGGCTGGGGCCGGTGCGGGTGGCGGGGCGATCCCCCAACTCATTGCTGGCCTTGCAACAGACCTGGCCTCAGGTGGAGACGGTGAACTGGGCGGAGTTGAATTGCTACCTGTCTCAGACGCGGCTTTTGGTCAACACCACCCCCGTGGGCATGCACAAGCCGGGATCCCCCGCCGGTCAAGGGCTTTCCCCCCTGAGCCGAGAGCAACTGGGCCTGCTGTCTCCGGGTGCCATCGTGTACGACCTGATCTATGTGCCGGATCCCACTCCTCTGCTGCGGATGGCCGCCGAGTTGGGACATACCCCCATCAGTGGACTAGAGATGCTGGTTCACCAGGGGGCCAAGGCTCTATCGCTTTGGCTGGGAGGCAAGCCTGTACCGGTGGAGGTGATGCGGCAGGCAGCTCAACACCAGTTGGCCCAGGTTTAG
- a CDS encoding response regulator yields the protein MDPRPESASAAPAPEKAKLVSGRSQDGSLQARVLIVDDSYMVAEMLSNFLGKQGCSISYALDGLSALEQIRRQPPDLIIADWVMPSLNGLDLCRQLRQLPEYAWVYYIIMTAREGNDSMERALEAGADEFLSKPFQAAELLTRVRAGLRIVESRRQQYLLKTGQKSPPSPPKSIGLEVGNRQDLVARLPLRVAQARAQSEPLSLFVLRLANLGSLAQGLDADGRADLLKLFRERLANNLRDGDDLFCYDEGQFIILLSGSTLAAAQIAAERCCQRMIQDPFVVNGRALPVQLQFGAASLMDSDDPKGVALLRRAAQAMRDSRNVHSSVVTAPHPIPVSDRVSGTESSELLKRLQRLEKENAELRRELETRLKQIEDLRQHHQELSQKMQASAPELSTAGSLAHRPFRLRRRKLRQLCLKRQLSRRRPRLALGRLSR from the coding sequence ATGGATCCCAGACCGGAGAGCGCTAGTGCAGCTCCTGCGCCTGAGAAGGCGAAACTCGTCTCTGGCAGAAGTCAAGACGGCAGTCTGCAAGCCCGTGTACTGATTGTGGATGATAGCTACATGGTGGCAGAGATGCTGTCCAACTTTTTGGGCAAGCAGGGCTGCAGTATTTCTTATGCTTTGGATGGCCTCTCCGCGCTGGAGCAAATTCGCCGCCAACCCCCAGACCTCATCATTGCCGACTGGGTCATGCCCTCTCTGAACGGCCTAGACCTGTGCCGCCAACTGCGGCAATTGCCGGAATATGCCTGGGTGTACTACATCATCATGACTGCCCGCGAGGGCAACGATAGCATGGAGCGGGCTTTGGAGGCAGGTGCCGATGAGTTTCTTTCCAAACCCTTTCAGGCTGCAGAGCTGCTGACGCGGGTGCGGGCAGGGCTGCGCATTGTAGAAAGTCGCCGCCAGCAATATCTGCTCAAAACTGGGCAAAAATCTCCTCCCTCTCCCCCCAAGTCGATTGGTTTGGAGGTGGGTAACCGTCAGGATTTGGTGGCTCGTTTGCCGCTGCGGGTGGCCCAGGCCCGTGCCCAATCGGAACCCCTCAGCTTGTTTGTGCTGCGCTTGGCCAACCTCGGTTCTCTGGCACAAGGGCTGGATGCTGACGGTCGGGCTGATCTGCTCAAACTGTTTAGGGAGCGTTTGGCCAATAACCTGCGCGATGGAGACGACCTGTTTTGCTACGACGAGGGGCAGTTTATCATTCTGCTCTCCGGGAGCACCTTGGCTGCTGCGCAAATTGCTGCCGAACGCTGCTGCCAGCGAATGATTCAGGATCCCTTTGTGGTGAATGGACGGGCGCTGCCGGTACAGCTCCAGTTTGGAGCGGCCAGCCTCATGGACAGCGATGACCCCAAGGGGGTGGCTCTGTTGCGTCGGGCTGCCCAGGCTATGCGAGATAGCAGGAATGTGCACAGCTCGGTGGTGACTGCTCCCCATCCCATCCCAGTTTCCGACCGCGTCAGCGGAACGGAGTCCTCAGAGCTGCTGAAACGCCTGCAGCGTCTGGAAAAAGAAAACGCCGAACTGCGCCGAGAGCTGGAGACTCGCCTCAAGCAGATTGAGGATCTCCGCCAACACCATCAAGAGCTCAGCCAAAAAATGCAGGCTTCTGCACCGGAACTGTCCACAGCGGGATCCCTGGCCCATAGACCCTTCCGCTTGCGGCGGCGAAAACTCCGGCAGCTTTGTCTGAAGCGTCAACTGAGCCGTAGAAGACCGCGCCTGGCCTTGGGGCGGCTGAGCAGGTAG
- a CDS encoding SIMPL domain-containing protein, producing the protein MNGIRGWKGLKGVAWLGLVLAVALLGWNAIAGGGAMASPAEGSRMLTVTGQGSVSVENSIALIRLGVVIQGETAQSVQQQVAERSERLVNRLKELQVGALQTTGISLYPQYDYRDGQPRLTGVQGQNSLQFEVPVARAGQVLDEAVAAGATQVESVSFRADEATLLEARSRALTQAVKDAQRQAQDVLGALNLSIRSVERIQIQSDGYMIPPPIPFARADYARLETASTPVEGGQQTVRAQVTLEIRY; encoded by the coding sequence ATGAACGGGATCAGGGGTTGGAAAGGGCTGAAGGGGGTAGCGTGGCTGGGCCTGGTACTGGCGGTGGCCCTGTTGGGTTGGAACGCAATCGCTGGAGGCGGAGCGATGGCCAGTCCCGCTGAGGGATCCCGAATGTTGACGGTTACAGGACAGGGATCGGTCTCCGTAGAGAACTCCATTGCCCTCATTCGCTTGGGGGTGGTGATCCAGGGGGAGACGGCGCAATCGGTACAACAACAGGTGGCAGAACGCTCAGAGCGGCTGGTCAATCGCCTCAAGGAGCTGCAAGTAGGCGCTCTGCAAACCACCGGCATTTCCCTCTACCCGCAATACGACTACCGGGATGGCCAGCCTCGCCTAACGGGTGTGCAGGGGCAAAACAGTCTGCAATTCGAGGTGCCCGTGGCCAGAGCCGGGCAAGTGCTGGACGAAGCTGTGGCCGCCGGAGCCACCCAGGTGGAATCGGTCAGTTTCCGGGCCGATGAAGCCACCCTGTTGGAAGCGCGCAGCCGCGCCCTAACCCAAGCCGTGAAAGATGCCCAACGTCAAGCCCAGGATGTGCTGGGGGCCTTGAACCTGAGCATCCGTTCCGTCGAGCGCATCCAGATTCAGAGCGATGGCTACATGATCCCGCCGCCGATCCCCTTTGCCCGCGCCGACTATGCCCGTCTAGAAACAGCATCCACACCGGTGGAGGGGGGACAGCAAACCGTGCGCGCCCAAGTCACCCTCGAGATCCGTTACTGA
- a CDS encoding DUF4404 family protein — MAESKLRQLLRDLDVELQKTPGLDEKQRQHIATIRQEVEAVLAELGSRTESKQSQGHRDRIGEALGLFETSHPNLTLILEQVIDTLAGMGL; from the coding sequence ATGGCCGAATCGAAACTGCGACAACTGCTGCGCGATCTGGATGTTGAGCTGCAAAAAACCCCTGGCCTGGACGAAAAGCAGCGGCAGCACATTGCCACCATTCGCCAGGAAGTGGAAGCGGTGCTGGCCGAGCTGGGATCCCGAACCGAGAGCAAACAGAGCCAAGGGCATAGAGATCGCATTGGAGAGGCGCTGGGCCTGTTCGAGACCTCCCATCCCAACCTTACCCTGATCCTGGAGCAGGTGATCGACACACTGGCAGGGATGGGTTTGTAG
- the hemL gene encoding glutamate-1-semialdehyde 2,1-aminomutase, which yields MTSTLHSTSFNTTRSKQVFARAQSLMPGGVSSPVRAFKSVGGDPVVFDRVSGAYAWDVDGNQYIDYIGSWGPAIVGHAHPEVIEALRRALEKGTSFGAPCVLENELAERVIEAVPSVEMVRFVNSGTEACMAVLRLMRAYTGREKVIKFEGCYHGHADMFLVKAGSGVATLGLPDSPGVPKAATSATLTAPYNDLEAVKALFEQHPDSIAGVILEPVVGNAGFIPPQPGFLEGLRDLTQKYGALLVFDEVMTGFRISYGGVQAKFGVIPDLTTLGKVIGGGLPVGAYGGRREIMEMVAPAGPMYQAGTLSGNPLAMTAGIQTLDILRRPGTYEYLERITEKLATGLLQIARETGHEMCGGYLPGMFGFFFTAGPVRNYEEAKTSDLQKFARFHRGMLERGVYLAPSQFEAGFTSLAHTEADVEKTLAAAREVLSTL from the coding sequence ATGACCAGCACTCTCCACTCCACCTCGTTTAACACCACCCGCTCCAAGCAGGTTTTTGCCCGGGCACAAAGCCTCATGCCGGGGGGGGTTAGTTCTCCGGTACGGGCCTTCAAGTCGGTGGGCGGGGATCCCGTCGTGTTCGACCGTGTCTCAGGGGCCTACGCCTGGGATGTGGACGGCAACCAATACATCGACTACATCGGCAGTTGGGGGCCGGCGATTGTTGGCCACGCTCACCCCGAGGTCATTGAGGCTCTGCGCCGAGCTTTGGAGAAAGGCACCAGCTTCGGCGCCCCTTGCGTTCTGGAAAATGAGCTGGCGGAGCGGGTCATTGAGGCGGTGCCCAGTGTGGAGATGGTGCGCTTTGTCAATTCCGGCACCGAAGCTTGCATGGCGGTGCTGCGCTTGATGCGGGCCTATACCGGTCGGGAAAAGGTGATCAAGTTTGAGGGCTGCTACCACGGCCATGCGGACATGTTTTTGGTGAAGGCCGGTTCGGGGGTGGCCACGCTGGGCTTGCCAGACTCGCCGGGGGTGCCCAAGGCAGCTACCAGCGCTACGCTGACGGCTCCCTACAACGACCTGGAGGCAGTCAAGGCCCTGTTTGAACAGCACCCCGACTCCATTGCCGGAGTCATCCTAGAGCCGGTGGTGGGCAATGCCGGCTTTATTCCCCCCCAGCCGGGCTTCTTGGAAGGCTTGCGAGATCTCACCCAAAAGTACGGGGCCCTGCTGGTATTTGACGAGGTGATGACCGGCTTTCGCATCAGCTATGGCGGTGTACAGGCCAAGTTTGGGGTCATCCCCGATTTAACGACCCTGGGCAAGGTCATCGGCGGCGGCCTGCCGGTGGGGGCCTACGGCGGTCGGCGAGAAATTATGGAAATGGTGGCTCCAGCGGGGCCGATGTATCAGGCAGGGACTCTTTCCGGCAACCCCCTGGCCATGACAGCAGGGATCCAGACACTGGATATTTTGCGTCGTCCGGGCACCTACGAGTACCTGGAGCGGATTACCGAGAAGTTGGCGACGGGGCTATTGCAGATCGCGCGGGAAACGGGGCATGAGATGTGCGGGGGCTATCTGCCCGGCATGTTTGGCTTCTTTTTTACTGCCGGCCCAGTGCGCAACTACGAAGAGGCCAAGACTTCCGATCTGCAGAAATTTGCCCGCTTCCATCGCGGCATGTTGGAGCGGGGAGTCTATCTGGCGCCCTCGCAATTTGAGGCCGGCTTCACCTCCCTGGCCCACACAGAGGCCGATGTGGAGAAAACTCTAGCCGCCGCGCGAGAGGTGTTGAGCACCCTCTGA
- a CDS encoding ferredoxin:protochlorophyllide reductase (ATP-dependent) subunit N: MNAALDSANALNFQCETGNYHTFCPISCVAWLYQKIEDSFFLVIGTKTCGYFLQNAMGVMIFAEPRYAMAELEEGDISAKLNDYEELKRLCLQIQRDRNPSVIVWIGTCTTEIIKMDLEGLAQKLEGEIGIPIVVARANGLDYAFTQGEDTVLASMAQRCPEQVRAEEQETRGGLQALFYGLRSGKKKEEEGFHKHPPLVIFGSVPDPVVTQLTLELKKHGIRVSGWLPAKRYGELPAIEPGTYVVGVNPFLSRTATTLVRRKKAKLITAPFPIGPDGTRAWIEAIARELGIPTQGLAEREAEVWNHPQVRDYRELLRGKSVFFMGDNLLEISLARFLVRCGMTVQEIGIPYMDKRYQAAELALLERTCEEMGVPKPTIVEKPDNYNQIQRIKALQPDLVITGMAHANPLEARGITTKWSVEFTFAQIHGFGNTQALLELVTRPLRRNAALKGLGWERLVREEAPI; encoded by the coding sequence ATGAATGCTGCTTTGGATAGTGCCAACGCCCTTAACTTCCAGTGCGAAACCGGTAATTACCATACCTTTTGCCCGATTAGCTGTGTAGCCTGGCTTTATCAAAAAATTGAAGACAGCTTCTTTTTGGTCATCGGCACCAAGACCTGTGGCTACTTTCTGCAAAATGCCATGGGGGTGATGATCTTTGCCGAGCCCCGCTATGCCATGGCCGAGCTGGAAGAGGGGGATATTAGCGCCAAGCTCAACGACTATGAGGAGCTGAAGCGGCTGTGCCTGCAAATTCAGCGGGATCGCAATCCCAGCGTGATTGTCTGGATCGGGACCTGCACCACCGAGATCATCAAAATGGACCTGGAGGGCCTAGCCCAGAAGCTGGAGGGGGAGATTGGGATCCCGATTGTGGTGGCCCGGGCCAATGGCCTCGACTACGCTTTTACCCAAGGGGAAGACACGGTTTTGGCCTCGATGGCTCAACGCTGCCCAGAGCAGGTGCGGGCAGAGGAGCAGGAAACCCGCGGGGGTCTCCAGGCCCTTTTCTACGGGCTCCGCTCCGGAAAAAAGAAAGAGGAGGAAGGCTTCCACAAGCATCCTCCCTTGGTGATCTTCGGCTCGGTGCCCGATCCGGTGGTTACCCAACTCACCCTGGAGCTGAAGAAACACGGGATCCGCGTCTCCGGCTGGTTGCCGGCCAAACGCTATGGAGAGCTGCCGGCCATCGAGCCGGGCACCTACGTGGTGGGGGTGAATCCTTTCCTCAGCCGCACAGCCACCACGCTGGTACGCCGTAAAAAGGCTAAGCTCATCACCGCTCCTTTTCCCATCGGGCCGGATGGCACCCGCGCCTGGATAGAAGCCATTGCCCGCGAATTGGGGATCCCAACTCAAGGCTTGGCAGAGCGGGAAGCGGAAGTGTGGAACCATCCCCAGGTTCGGGATTATCGGGAGCTGCTGCGGGGCAAGAGCGTTTTCTTCATGGGCGATAACCTGCTGGAGATCTCGCTGGCCCGTTTCCTGGTGCGCTGTGGCATGACGGTGCAGGAAATTGGGATCCCTTACATGGACAAACGCTACCAAGCGGCTGAGCTGGCCCTCTTGGAGCGCACCTGCGAAGAGATGGGAGTGCCCAAGCCCACCATCGTAGAAAAGCCGGATAACTACAACCAAATCCAGCGCATCAAGGCCCTGCAGCCGGATCTGGTGATCACAGGTATGGCCCACGCCAACCCCCTAGAGGCACGGGGGATAACCACCAAGTGGTCGGTGGAGTTCACCTTCGCCCAGATCCACGGCTTCGGCAACACCCAGGCTCTGCTGGAGCTGGTGACCCGACCGCTGCGGCGCAATGCTGCCCTCAAAGGCTTGGGTTGGGAGCGGCTGGTGCGAGAAGAAGCCCCTATCTAA
- a CDS encoding protochlorophyllide reductase, with protein MQGQEQPTVVITGASSGVGLYSALALAKRGWHVVMACRDLDKAYRVAQQVGIPQGSYTLMQIDLASLASVRRFVEQFRNWGRSLDALVCNAAIYMPLLKQPLRSPEGYELTMATNHLGHFLLCHLMLEDLKRSTYPDRRLVILGTVTHNPKELGGKIPPQPHLGDLRGFAQGFKDPISMADGGKFEPVKAYKDSKVCNILTMRELHRLFHESTGITFLSLYPGCVATTALFRHHYPLFQKLFPWFQKNITGGFVSQELAGERVAQVVADPEFRRSGFYWSWGNRQRKNAKPFNQEVSDEAADDAKAKLLWDLSEKLVGVPQLAAL; from the coding sequence ATGCAAGGACAAGAGCAACCCACCGTCGTGATTACCGGAGCTTCCTCGGGTGTTGGCCTATACTCAGCTTTGGCCTTGGCCAAGCGCGGCTGGCACGTGGTGATGGCCTGTCGGGATCTGGACAAAGCCTACCGGGTGGCCCAACAAGTGGGGATCCCCCAGGGCAGCTATACCCTGATGCAGATCGATCTGGCCAGCTTGGCCAGCGTGCGGCGGTTTGTCGAGCAGTTCCGCAACTGGGGCCGTTCCTTGGACGCCTTGGTCTGCAATGCCGCCATCTACATGCCCCTGCTCAAGCAGCCCCTGCGCAGCCCGGAAGGATATGAGCTGACCATGGCCACCAACCATCTGGGGCATTTCTTGCTCTGCCATTTGATGTTGGAGGATCTGAAACGCTCCACCTATCCGGATCGGCGGCTGGTGATCTTGGGCACGGTTACCCACAATCCCAAAGAGCTGGGGGGTAAGATCCCACCCCAACCCCACCTGGGGGATCTGCGGGGATTTGCCCAGGGCTTTAAGGATCCCATCAGCATGGCCGATGGCGGCAAATTTGAACCGGTGAAAGCCTACAAAGACAGCAAAGTCTGCAATATCCTCACCATGCGCGAGCTGCACCGCCTCTTCCACGAAAGCACTGGCATCACCTTCCTCTCCCTCTATCCGGGGTGTGTAGCCACCACGGCTCTGTTCCGCCATCACTATCCCCTGTTTCAGAAACTTTTCCCCTGGTTCCAAAAAAACATCACGGGCGGATTTGTTTCTCAGGAATTGGCCGGAGAGCGGGTGGCCCAAGTGGTGGCCGATCCCGAGTTTCGTCGGTCGGGATTCTACTGGAGCTGGGGTAACCGGCAACGCAAGAATGCCAAGCCCTTTAACCAAGAAGTCTCTGACGAGGCGGCGGACGATGCCAAGGCCAAATTGCTTTGGGATCTCAGCGAAAAATTGGTGGGTGTGCCCCAGTTGGCGGCCCTTTAG